One Ornithinicoccus hortensis genomic window, CGGCAACCAGCCGATGTCGTCGACGGACGTCCACGGGATGCCGGTCACCTCGGAGATCCGTGCAGCGAGGGTGCTCTTGCCGCTCCCGGTCACTCCGTAGACCATGATCCGTCGCGGCTGCATCGGACCAATCCTATGGGCCAGGGTCGCCCGGTACCCGCGCTCTTGTGTGGGCACTCAACCGGCCGCGATCAGAAGGGTGGAGGGAGCTCGGTGCCGGGGGCGGCCTCGTCGCTGTCGTCGTCCCCCGGCCGGGCGACCTCAGCAGGAGCGCTGAGCCCGAGGATGTCTTCCGGGGTTGCCTGGTCCGGTGGCGGCCCGCTACTGCGTTGCCCGTTGCGGGTGCGGTGTCGCAGCTGGATCGGCGCGTTGTGGTGCACCCAGGCTGGTCCGCAGGACCGGTCGTCCGGGTCGAAATAGTCGTCCTCGGCAGCCAGCGGCTCGGAACGGTCACGGTGAGCCAGGGCGGCATAGATCAACCGGTCCTGGAGGTCGGCGTCGCCGTCGACTGCCTGCTCGAAGCGTTCCCTGGCCTCCGCCAACGCCGCGGCATCCGCCAACACCGCGGCTTCCGCCAACACCGCGGCTTCCTGTCCCGGCGCGGTCGCTGCCCGGCCGATGCCGATCTGACCCAACGCGGGCCGGGTCAACGTGCGGTAATCAAAGGTCCGGGTGGTGTAACAGGCTCCGAACAGGGTCGTCCAGGTCACCCGGCGGTCACGGTCGATCTGGGCCTGCCACACATCGCGGGTCTTCAGCTCGTGGTGCGGGCGGTGCCCGGACATACCGTTCGAGGCGCTGGTCGCGCCGCCCTCGCTGTGGGCATGGACGTGGTCGAAGTCGCAGTTCTCCGCGGGGACCGTGCATCCGGGTGCCCGGCAGTGCCGATCGGCGGCCTCGGTGAAGGCTCGCATCTGTGCGTCGGGCCGGTATGTCGTCGCCGTGCGCTCGACCAGGTGCCCGTCCAACGGGTCCGTCACCAATCGATGCATGACTCCCCCGGCCCGCGCCGCCAGCTCCCGGACCGCTTCGCCGGTGAGATACCCGTAGCCGGGGATCATCCCGACCCCCGCGGAATGTGGGTTGACCAGGACGTCCAGAGGCACGATGACGTCGAGGTTCACCTTCGGTGTGCCAGCCAGGATCCGAGCGCTGACGTCGTCCAAGCCACCGAGGACATCCCCAGGGGCTGCGGACCCGGGGCTAGGCGGCCCTTGTGCCTGGCCGCTCCCTGGACCGGAACCCGGGCTGGGCGACACTTCTGCCTGGCCGCTCCCTGGTATTGCGGCCCCGGGTGGGTATCCGGGCGAGTCACCCTGGCTGGTGTCCTGAGCCGGGCGGGACTCATCGTCCAGAACCTGGTCAGCACCGGCCGTCGACGACTCCGGCGCGTCCTTGGGCTCAGGCCCTCCACCGGTCCGGCCGTGGATGAGGAGGGACAGGGCGAGGTCGGCGCGCAATTGGGACAGGGAGCGCGGGTCGCCGGCCGCGCGCAACGCCCTGGCTGCCCTGTCGACCCGTTGGATGGCGGCCACGATCGAGGTCGTCCGCCCGGTGATGGTGAGACATCCCGTCCCGTCATCCTCCACCTGCGCCCGCGCGTCCCGCCGGGACACAGCGGCTTCGCGGTCAGCCTTGGCCTTGGCCGGGTCCTCTCCCGCGAGCGCTGCGACCAACCTGTCCAGCACGTCCTTGGTCTCGCCCCAGCCCTGCCGGGCCATGTCGTCGGGATCGACCCCGCCGTCCCGCGCCGATGCAGCTCGCTCGGACTCCTCTCCGAAGGTGGCCTTCGCGACCTGGACCGCGACCTCTACCGGCATCTGCCGGCACGTCGACCACCACGCACGGACCTGGTTCCACTGCACC contains:
- a CDS encoding HNH endonuclease signature motif containing protein → MAPSADEGAVPDGDVAPDEDANPDHDSPVNQDPGRADSSADDESIADLESSPALASGAWWLSGQATSRATDEELVEAVDAALVLSRWSDSLLVGVVADLAAATGEKLLGKRAVADPSELSETGRETWRKKTKSAMAHELQVLTGWGIQDCHDRVAFATGPRVATTTPWRAMASGEVQWNQVRAWWSTCRQMPVEVAVQVAKATFGEESERAASARDGGVDPDDMARQGWGETKDVLDRLVAALAGEDPAKAKADREAAVSRRDARAQVEDDGTGCLTITGRTTSIVAAIQRVDRAARALRAAGDPRSLSQLRADLALSLLIHGRTGGGPEPKDAPESSTAGADQVLDDESRPAQDTSQGDSPGYPPGAAIPGSGQAEVSPSPGSGPGSGQAQGPPSPGSAAPGDVLGGLDDVSARILAGTPKVNLDVIVPLDVLVNPHSAGVGMIPGYGYLTGEAVRELAARAGGVMHRLVTDPLDGHLVERTATTYRPDAQMRAFTEAADRHCRAPGCTVPAENCDFDHVHAHSEGGATSASNGMSGHRPHHELKTRDVWQAQIDRDRRVTWTTLFGACYTTRTFDYRTLTRPALGQIGIGRAATAPGQEAAVLAEAAVLADAAALAEARERFEQAVDGDADLQDRLIYAALAHRDRSEPLAAEDDYFDPDDRSCGPAWVHHNAPIQLRHRTRNGQRSSGPPPDQATPEDILGLSAPAEVARPGDDDSDEAAPGTELPPPF